The Mycolicibacterium hassiacum DSM 44199 genome includes a window with the following:
- a CDS encoding LLM class F420-dependent oxidoreductase produces MRFGLFIPQGWRLDLVDIPVSQHWPVMRELAAYADSSSWESVWVYDHFHTVPVPTDEATHEAWTLMSALAATTSRVLLGQMCTAMSYRNPVYLAKVAATADIISGGRVQMGIGAGWYEHEWRAYGYGFPSAGVRLARLDEGVQIMRAAWRDGRVSFDGKHYQVDGAIVQPKPLQDGGLPLWIAGGGEKVTLRIAAKYAQYTNFTCEPEGFAHKSRVLADHCREVGTDYDRIVRSANFNAVVGETEAEVKERIARLRARQVTKADEAAVDAMLSSVAAPESASGTPEQIVEKLTRMRDLGCEYAILYFPEAAYDRSGIELFEREVIPALS; encoded by the coding sequence ATGCGCTTCGGTTTGTTCATCCCGCAGGGATGGCGACTCGATCTCGTGGACATCCCCGTTTCCCAGCATTGGCCAGTCATGCGCGAACTGGCGGCCTACGCCGACTCGAGTTCGTGGGAGTCGGTGTGGGTCTACGACCACTTCCACACCGTTCCGGTCCCCACCGACGAGGCCACCCATGAGGCGTGGACGCTGATGTCGGCGCTCGCCGCGACCACGTCGCGGGTGCTGTTGGGGCAGATGTGCACGGCGATGAGCTACCGCAACCCGGTTTATCTGGCGAAGGTGGCCGCCACCGCCGACATCATCTCCGGCGGCCGGGTGCAGATGGGCATCGGTGCCGGCTGGTACGAGCACGAGTGGCGTGCCTACGGATACGGGTTCCCGTCGGCGGGGGTGCGGCTCGCGCGGTTGGACGAGGGCGTGCAGATCATGCGTGCCGCCTGGCGCGACGGCCGGGTCAGCTTCGACGGCAAGCACTATCAGGTCGACGGCGCGATCGTGCAGCCCAAGCCGCTGCAGGACGGCGGGCTTCCGCTCTGGATCGCCGGCGGCGGGGAGAAGGTGACGCTGCGGATCGCGGCGAAGTACGCGCAGTACACCAACTTCACCTGCGAGCCCGAGGGTTTCGCGCACAAGTCGCGGGTGCTCGCCGACCACTGCCGCGAGGTGGGCACCGATTACGACAGGATCGTGCGGTCGGCCAACTTCAACGCGGTCGTCGGTGAGACCGAGGCCGAGGTCAAGGAGCGCATCGCGCGGCTGCGCGCCCGCCAGGTCACCAAGGCCGACGAGGCCGCCGTGGACGCGATGCTGAGCAGCGTGGCCGCGCCGGAGTCGGCGAGCGGAACGCCCGAGCAGATCGTCGAGAAGCTCACCCGGATGCGCGATCTCGGTTGTGAGTACGCGATCCTCTATTTCCCCGAGGCCGCCTACGACCGGTCCGGCATCGAGTTGTTCGAACGCGAGGTCATACCGGCCCTGAGCTGA
- a CDS encoding pyridoxamine 5'-phosphate oxidase family protein — protein sequence MALSKAERESFLAEPHVAALSVSAGDRRGPLTVPIWYQYTPGGEVWVLTGSGSRKHRLIEAQGEFTLMVQRLEPTVRYVTVDGPVTRIEPGTDEQLVEMTRRYLPPEKVDPYLEYARREHGESVAIFMRPQHWLSADLGSF from the coding sequence ATGGCGCTCTCCAAGGCTGAGCGGGAGTCGTTCCTGGCCGAGCCGCATGTCGCGGCGCTGTCGGTCAGTGCCGGCGACCGCCGCGGACCACTGACCGTTCCCATCTGGTACCAGTACACCCCCGGCGGAGAGGTGTGGGTACTCACCGGAAGCGGATCACGCAAGCACCGGCTGATCGAGGCACAGGGCGAGTTCACGCTGATGGTGCAGCGACTCGAGCCGACGGTGCGCTACGTGACCGTCGACGGCCCGGTCACCCGGATCGAACCGGGCACCGACGAGCAACTCGTCGAGATGACCAGACGCTATCTGCCGCCCGAGAAGGTCGACCCCTACCTGGAGTACGCGCGCCGCGAGCACGGTGAGTCGGTCGCGATCTTCATGCGGCCACAGCACTGGCTGTCCGCCGACCTCGGTTCGTTCTGA
- a CDS encoding 3-hydroxyacyl-CoA dehydrogenase NAD-binding domain-containing protein, whose amino-acid sequence MAENTIKWDKDADGIVTLTLDDPTGSANVMNEHYKESMHNAVERLVAEKDSITGVVITSAKKTFFAGGDLKGLIQIGPENAEEAFAEVEAIKADLRKLETLGKPVVAAINGAALGGGLEIALACHHRIAADVKGVQIGLPEVTLGLLPGGGGVTRTVRMFGIQKAFMEILSQGTRFKPAKAKEIGLIDELVGSVEELVPAAKAWIKANPDAGVQPWDTKGYKMPGGTPASPSLAGILPSFPALLKKQLKGAPMPAPRAILCAAVEGAMVDFDTASRIESRYFTELVTGQVAKNMIQAFFFDLQTINGGGSRPDNIPASRPTKVGVLGAGMMGAGIAYVSAKAGFEVVLKDVTLEAAQRGKGYSEKLEAKAVERGRTTQEKSQALLDRIKPTADVADLAGVDFVIEAVFENSELKHKVFGEIEDIVAPNAILGSNTSTLPITGLATAVKRQEDFIGIHFFSPVDKMPLVEIIKGEKTSDEALARVFDYVLAIGKTPIVVNDSRGFYTSRVIGTFVNEALAMLGEGVEPASIERAGGMAGYPAAPLQLSDELNLELMQKIATETRKATEAEGKTYEPHPAEAVVNKMVELGRSGKLKGAGFYEYADGKRVGLWPGLRELFNSGSTQIPLQDIIDRMLFAEALETQKCLDEGVITSTADANIGSIMGIGYPAWTGGTAQFIQGYQGELGTGKAAFVARARQLAERYGDRFNPPASLLD is encoded by the coding sequence ATGGCAGAGAACACCATCAAGTGGGACAAGGACGCCGACGGCATCGTCACGCTGACGCTGGACGACCCGACCGGCTCGGCCAACGTGATGAACGAGCACTACAAGGAGTCCATGCACAACGCCGTGGAACGCCTTGTGGCCGAGAAGGATTCGATCACCGGTGTGGTGATCACCAGCGCCAAGAAGACGTTCTTCGCCGGCGGTGACCTCAAGGGCCTGATCCAGATCGGTCCGGAGAACGCCGAGGAGGCCTTCGCCGAGGTCGAGGCGATCAAGGCCGACCTGCGCAAGCTGGAGACCCTGGGCAAGCCGGTCGTCGCCGCCATCAACGGCGCCGCGCTCGGCGGCGGGCTGGAGATCGCGCTGGCCTGCCACCACCGCATCGCCGCCGACGTCAAGGGTGTGCAGATCGGGCTGCCCGAGGTCACCCTGGGCCTGCTGCCCGGCGGTGGCGGGGTCACCCGCACCGTGCGGATGTTCGGCATCCAGAAGGCCTTCATGGAGATCCTGTCCCAGGGCACCCGGTTCAAGCCGGCCAAGGCCAAGGAGATCGGGCTGATCGACGAGCTCGTCGGCAGCGTCGAGGAACTCGTCCCGGCCGCCAAGGCCTGGATCAAGGCCAACCCGGACGCCGGCGTGCAGCCGTGGGACACCAAGGGCTACAAGATGCCCGGCGGCACCCCGGCCAGCCCGAGCCTGGCCGGCATCCTGCCGTCGTTCCCGGCGCTGTTGAAGAAGCAGCTCAAGGGCGCGCCGATGCCGGCCCCGCGGGCGATCCTGTGCGCGGCGGTCGAGGGCGCGATGGTCGACTTCGACACCGCCAGCCGCATCGAGAGCCGCTACTTCACCGAGCTGGTCACCGGCCAGGTCGCCAAGAACATGATCCAGGCGTTCTTCTTCGACCTGCAGACCATCAACGGCGGCGGGTCGCGGCCGGACAACATCCCGGCGAGCCGTCCGACCAAGGTCGGCGTGCTCGGCGCGGGCATGATGGGTGCGGGCATCGCCTACGTGTCGGCCAAGGCCGGCTTCGAGGTCGTGCTCAAGGACGTCACCCTGGAGGCCGCGCAGCGCGGCAAGGGCTACTCGGAGAAGCTCGAGGCCAAGGCGGTCGAGCGGGGTAGGACCACCCAGGAGAAGTCCCAGGCGCTGTTGGACCGGATCAAGCCGACCGCCGACGTCGCCGACCTGGCCGGGGTGGATTTCGTCATCGAGGCCGTCTTCGAGAACTCCGAGCTCAAGCACAAGGTGTTCGGTGAGATCGAGGACATCGTCGCCCCGAACGCGATCCTGGGCTCGAACACCTCGACGCTGCCGATCACCGGCCTGGCCACCGCGGTCAAGCGCCAGGAGGACTTCATCGGCATCCACTTCTTCTCGCCGGTCGACAAGATGCCGCTGGTCGAGATCATCAAGGGTGAGAAGACCTCCGACGAGGCGCTGGCCCGGGTGTTCGACTACGTGCTGGCGATCGGCAAGACCCCGATCGTGGTCAACGACAGCCGCGGCTTCTACACCAGCCGGGTCATCGGCACCTTCGTCAACGAGGCGCTGGCGATGCTCGGTGAGGGTGTGGAGCCGGCCAGCATCGAGCGGGCCGGCGGCATGGCCGGCTACCCGGCTGCGCCGCTGCAGCTGAGCGACGAGCTCAACCTGGAGCTGATGCAGAAGATCGCCACCGAGACCCGCAAGGCCACCGAGGCCGAGGGCAAGACCTACGAGCCGCACCCGGCCGAGGCGGTGGTGAACAAGATGGTCGAGCTCGGCCGTTCCGGCAAGCTCAAGGGCGCCGGGTTCTACGAGTACGCCGACGGCAAGCGGGTCGGCCTGTGGCCGGGGCTGCGGGAGCTGTTCAACTCCGGCAGCACCCAGATCCCGCTGCAGGACATCATCGACCGGATGCTGTTCGCCGAGGCGCTGGAGACCCAGAAGTGCCTCGACGAGGGCGTCATCACCTCCACCGCCGACGCCAACATCGGCTCGATCATGGGCATCGGCTACCCGGCCTGGACCGGCGGCACCGCCCAGTTCATCCAGGGCTACCAGGGTGAGCTCGGCACCGGCAAGGCGGCGTTCGTCGCGCGCGCCAGGCAGCTCGCCGAGCGCTACGGCGACCGGTTCAACCCGCCGGCGTCCCTGCTCGACTGA
- a CDS encoding acetyl-CoA C-acetyltransferase, which translates to MSEEAFIYEAIRTPRGKQKNGSLHEVKPIDLVVGLMNELRRRYPDMDPALIDDVVLGCVSPVGEQGGDIARTAVLASGLPETVGGVQLNRFCASGLEAVNIAAQKVRSGFEDLVLAGGVESMSRVPMGSDGGAWAGDPDTNYQVGFVPQGIGADLIATIEGFSREDVDAYALRSQQRAAAAWSGGYFAKSVVPVRDQNGLVILDHDEHMRPDTTMEGLAKLKPAFADIGAMGGFDDVALQKYHWVEKINHVHTGGNSSGIVDGAALVLIGSEAAGKAAGLTPRARVVATATSGSDPVIMLTGPTPATKKVLAKAGLTVDDIDLFELNEAFASVVLKFQKDLNIPDEKLNVNGGAIAMGHPLGATGAMITGTMVDELERRGAKRALITLCVGGGMGVATIIERV; encoded by the coding sequence ATGTCTGAAGAAGCCTTTATCTACGAGGCCATTCGTACGCCTCGCGGTAAGCAGAAGAACGGATCGCTGCACGAGGTGAAGCCGATCGACCTGGTGGTCGGTCTGATGAACGAGCTGCGGCGGCGCTACCCCGACATGGACCCCGCGCTGATCGACGACGTGGTGCTCGGTTGTGTGTCGCCGGTCGGTGAGCAGGGCGGCGACATCGCCCGCACCGCGGTGCTGGCCTCCGGGCTGCCGGAGACCGTCGGCGGTGTGCAGCTCAACCGGTTCTGCGCCTCCGGCCTGGAGGCGGTCAACATCGCCGCCCAGAAGGTGCGCTCCGGGTTCGAGGACCTGGTGCTGGCCGGCGGCGTGGAGTCGATGAGCCGGGTGCCGATGGGCTCCGACGGCGGCGCCTGGGCCGGCGACCCGGACACCAACTACCAGGTCGGCTTCGTGCCGCAGGGCATCGGCGCGGACCTGATCGCCACCATCGAGGGCTTCTCCCGCGAGGACGTCGACGCCTACGCGCTGCGCAGCCAGCAGCGGGCGGCGGCGGCCTGGTCGGGCGGCTACTTCGCCAAGTCGGTGGTGCCGGTGCGCGACCAGAACGGTCTGGTCATCCTCGACCACGACGAGCACATGCGCCCGGACACCACGATGGAGGGCCTGGCCAAGCTCAAGCCGGCGTTCGCCGACATCGGCGCGATGGGCGGCTTCGACGACGTGGCGCTGCAGAAGTACCACTGGGTCGAGAAGATCAACCACGTCCACACCGGCGGCAACAGCTCCGGCATCGTCGACGGCGCGGCGCTGGTGCTGATCGGCTCCGAGGCCGCCGGCAAGGCCGCGGGTCTGACCCCGCGGGCTCGCGTGGTGGCCACCGCCACCAGCGGCTCCGACCCGGTGATCATGCTGACCGGTCCGACCCCGGCCACCAAGAAGGTGCTGGCCAAGGCGGGCCTGACGGTCGACGACATCGACCTGTTCGAACTGAACGAGGCGTTCGCGTCGGTGGTGCTGAAGTTCCAGAAGGACCTGAACATCCCCGACGAGAAGCTCAACGTCAACGGCGGCGCGATCGCGATGGGGCACCCGCTCGGTGCCACCGGCGCGATGATCACCGGCACCATGGTCGACGAGCTCGAGCGTCGCGGCGCCAAGCGCGCGCTGATCACGCTGTGCGTCGGCGGCGGCATGGGCGTGGCGACCATCATCGAGCGAGTCTGA
- a CDS encoding helix-turn-helix transcriptional regulator, with the protein MTGTYGQVLDSTVDIETRAHELLDALSARARSSASAISLWDPIARTHVTVVNHDYPEQVMNHLNTWFIDHDPLYDEMRRKNLGALRWRDFPNYRSTYSVTGVFRPAGFDEGLSARLVTADGTLAGTIHVNCDDPRYPSDDDVAEINMLRRQMAEQLDFSLRPRLVAELLAPDAQAWAVDGLGRSHLLRMGSGFEAPLDPALIAEMATATRGPMSPLRPEVTRWHDGTSWLHVRHLSTAPRYRGDSLHALLLVSRADLPMGITPRELDVLTLAACGMTTNDIAARLFISARTAGHHIENAIAKLGATNRASCVSLAMSWGLVSGRVLAELTADVIHPRQSA; encoded by the coding sequence ATGACTGGCACGTACGGACAGGTGCTCGACAGCACGGTCGACATCGAGACACGCGCGCACGAGCTGCTCGATGCGTTGTCCGCCCGGGCGAGGTCGTCGGCGTCGGCCATCTCGTTGTGGGACCCGATCGCGCGCACCCATGTGACGGTCGTCAACCACGACTATCCCGAACAGGTGATGAACCACCTCAACACCTGGTTCATCGATCACGACCCGCTCTACGACGAGATGCGGCGCAAGAATCTCGGCGCGCTGCGATGGCGTGACTTCCCGAACTACCGCAGCACCTATTCGGTGACCGGGGTGTTCCGCCCGGCCGGGTTCGACGAGGGGCTGTCGGCGCGGTTGGTCACCGCCGACGGCACGTTGGCGGGCACCATCCACGTCAACTGCGACGACCCGCGCTATCCCAGTGATGACGACGTCGCCGAGATCAACATGCTGCGCCGACAGATGGCCGAACAGCTGGACTTCTCGCTGCGTCCGCGGCTGGTGGCCGAACTGCTCGCGCCCGACGCGCAGGCCTGGGCCGTCGACGGGCTGGGTCGCTCCCACCTGCTGCGGATGGGCTCGGGGTTCGAGGCGCCGCTGGACCCCGCACTTATCGCCGAGATGGCCACCGCGACCCGGGGACCGATGTCGCCGCTGCGGCCGGAGGTGACCCGCTGGCACGACGGGACCTCCTGGCTGCACGTGCGCCACCTCAGCACCGCACCCCGCTACCGCGGCGACAGCCTGCACGCGCTGCTGCTGGTCAGCCGGGCCGACCTGCCGATGGGCATCACCCCGCGCGAGCTCGACGTGCTCACCCTCGCCGCCTGCGGCATGACCACCAACGACATCGCCGCCCGGCTGTTCATCAGCGCACGCACCGCCGGCCACCACATCGAGAACGCGATCGCGAAGCTGGGCGCCACCAACCGGGCGTCGTGCGTGTCGCTGGCGATGTCGTGGGGTCTCGTGTCGGGCCGGGTGCTGGCCGAGCTCACCGCCGACGTCATCCACCCCCGCCAGTCGGCCTGA
- the urtA gene encoding urea ABC transporter substrate-binding protein, translating to MFGTSKGNSRRLGVALLVAAMLAAGCGGRAGDTEAAGAESCVDTSGDTVKVGAINSLSGGLAVSESVIRDAIVLAVEQINASGGVLGKQLKLIGEDGASEPTIFAEKAQKLIHSDCVAAVFGGYTSASRKAMLPVFEDANALLYYGQQYEGLESSPNIFYTGATTNQQIIPALDYLKQQGVKSLYLVGSDYVFPRTSNAIVKAYAQANGIEIKGEDYTPLGSTDFSTIVNKIRAAGADAVFNVVVGDSLVAFFREYRNSGLTPETMPVMSMCVGEEEVRSIGPDILAGQLASWNYYQTVDSPQNKKFVADFKQRFGADRVTSDPMESAYTAVLLWKATVEKAGSFAVPDIQEAADGITVDSPEGPVSINGANHHVTKTARIGRVGPDGLIYSVWESPAPIDPDPFLDAYPWAEGITG from the coding sequence ATGTTTGGGACATCGAAAGGTAACTCTCGCCGGTTGGGTGTCGCGCTGCTGGTAGCGGCGATGCTGGCCGCGGGCTGCGGCGGCCGCGCCGGTGACACCGAAGCGGCCGGAGCGGAAAGCTGTGTGGACACCTCCGGCGACACCGTCAAGGTCGGCGCGATCAACTCGCTGTCGGGCGGGTTGGCGGTCAGCGAATCGGTGATCCGCGATGCGATCGTGCTGGCGGTCGAGCAGATCAACGCCTCCGGCGGGGTGCTGGGCAAACAGCTGAAGCTGATCGGCGAGGACGGCGCGTCCGAACCCACGATCTTCGCCGAGAAGGCCCAGAAGCTGATCCACTCCGATTGTGTGGCAGCGGTTTTCGGGGGCTACACCTCGGCGAGCCGCAAAGCCATGCTGCCGGTGTTCGAGGACGCCAATGCGTTGCTGTACTACGGGCAGCAGTACGAGGGGCTGGAGAGCTCGCCGAACATCTTCTACACCGGGGCCACCACCAACCAGCAGATCATTCCGGCGCTGGACTATCTGAAGCAGCAGGGCGTCAAATCGCTGTATCTGGTGGGCAGCGACTACGTGTTCCCGCGCACCTCGAACGCGATCGTCAAGGCCTACGCACAGGCCAACGGCATCGAGATCAAGGGCGAGGACTACACGCCGCTGGGTAGCACGGACTTCTCCACCATCGTCAACAAGATCCGCGCCGCCGGCGCCGACGCGGTGTTCAACGTCGTGGTCGGCGATTCGCTGGTCGCGTTCTTCCGCGAGTACCGCAACTCGGGCCTGACGCCGGAGACCATGCCGGTGATGTCGATGTGCGTCGGCGAGGAGGAGGTGCGCAGCATCGGCCCCGACATCCTGGCCGGGCAGCTCGCGTCGTGGAACTACTACCAGACCGTCGACTCCCCGCAGAACAAGAAGTTCGTCGCCGACTTCAAGCAGCGGTTCGGCGCGGACCGGGTGACCTCGGACCCGATGGAGTCCGCCTACACCGCGGTTTTGTTGTGGAAGGCCACGGTGGAGAAGGCCGGCTCGTTCGCGGTCCCCGATATCCAGGAGGCCGCCGACGGGATCACCGTCGACAGCCCCGAGGGACCGGTCAGCATCAACGGCGCCAACCATCACGTGACCAAGACCGCGCGCATCGGCCGGGTCGGCCCGGACGGCCTGATCTATTCGGTGTGGGAGTCGCCGGCGCCGATCGACCCCGATCCGTTCCTGGACGCGTATCCGTGGGCTGAGGGAATCACGGGCTGA
- a CDS encoding urease subunit beta, whose product MHLTPKDEDRLLLFLAAELARKRRAAGLKLTYAEARALIADEVCEAARAGATVAEAAAHGASILTEDDVLPGVATLLGSVQVEAFFEDGQKLVTVHDAIRPGTGSGDNSDVTPGEILPADGELELNAGRRTVTLKVDNTGDRPIQVGSHFHFFEVNRALRFDRAASFGMRLDIPSGTAVRFEPGETQEVTLTSYGGARTVVGQNDITNGATDGTPSAQVLDRLRTQGFLDTAS is encoded by the coding sequence ATGCATCTGACACCGAAGGACGAGGACCGACTGCTGCTGTTCTTGGCGGCCGAACTGGCGCGCAAGCGCCGGGCGGCCGGGCTGAAACTGACCTACGCCGAAGCCCGGGCGCTGATCGCCGACGAGGTGTGCGAGGCCGCCCGGGCCGGCGCGACGGTCGCCGAGGCCGCCGCGCACGGCGCCTCGATCCTCACCGAGGACGACGTACTGCCCGGTGTGGCAACGCTGTTGGGCTCGGTGCAGGTCGAGGCGTTCTTCGAGGACGGCCAGAAGCTGGTCACCGTGCACGACGCGATCCGCCCCGGCACGGGATCCGGCGACAACAGCGACGTCACACCGGGCGAGATCCTGCCCGCCGACGGCGAACTGGAGCTCAACGCGGGCCGGCGCACCGTCACGCTGAAGGTCGACAACACCGGCGACCGCCCGATCCAGGTCGGCTCGCACTTCCACTTCTTCGAGGTGAACCGGGCGCTGCGATTCGACCGGGCGGCGAGCTTCGGCATGCGGCTCGACATTCCGTCCGGCACCGCGGTGCGGTTCGAACCCGGGGAGACCCAGGAGGTCACCCTGACCAGCTACGGCGGAGCGCGAACCGTGGTGGGACAGAACGACATCACCAACGGTGCGACCGACGGCACTCCGAGCGCGCAGGTGCTGGACCGGCTGCGCACCCAGGGCTTCTTGGACACGGCGAGTTGA
- the ureC gene encoding urease subunit alpha yields the protein MAYRISRRRYAELYGPTTGDRIRLADTELLAKIEHDATVYGDESVFGGGKTMREGMAVHGDVTNADGALDFVITNVVIIDPVLGIRKADIGIRDGRIAGIGKSGNPRTQDGVDPDLVIGAGTDIRSGEGLIATAGAIDVHVHFDSAGLVEEAIASGVTTMIGGGLGPVTVGITSSGPNNLARMLRAGEAFPMNFGFIANGSASSTAPLIEQGLAGAIGFKIHEDWGATPAAIRASLDAGDELDLQVQIHTDTLNESGFFEHTMAAIGGRPIHTYHAEGAGGGHAPDIMRVVGEPNCLPSSTNPTNPFTLNTFDEHLDMVMVCHHLNPRIPEDVAFAESRIRRETIAAEDVLHDLGAISAMGSDSQGMGRIGETIARTWQLASHMRATRGPLPADEGTGADNARILRYVAKLTINPARMFGIDHEVGSLEPGKLADIVLWEPKFFGIRPEVVFKGGFPAWSVMGEANASLMTCEPLRYRPQWAAYGRTPADVSVNFVATAAIDAGLADRLELRTPLVACRGARALTKTDLLHNDYLPEITIEPDTYRVIVDGQPCVSTPMTRVPLGRRYTLK from the coding sequence ATGGCATACCGAATCTCTCGACGGCGTTACGCCGAACTGTACGGACCGACGACCGGTGACCGGATCCGGTTGGCCGACACCGAACTGCTGGCGAAGATCGAGCACGACGCGACCGTCTACGGCGACGAGTCGGTGTTCGGCGGCGGCAAGACCATGCGCGAGGGCATGGCGGTGCACGGCGACGTCACCAACGCCGACGGCGCGCTGGACTTCGTCATCACCAACGTCGTGATCATCGACCCCGTGCTGGGAATCCGCAAGGCCGACATCGGGATCCGCGACGGACGCATCGCCGGGATCGGCAAGTCCGGCAACCCCCGGACCCAGGACGGGGTGGATCCGGACCTGGTGATCGGCGCCGGCACCGACATCCGCTCCGGTGAGGGCCTGATCGCCACCGCCGGCGCCATCGACGTGCACGTGCACTTCGACAGCGCCGGGCTGGTCGAGGAGGCCATCGCCAGCGGGGTCACCACCATGATCGGCGGCGGGCTGGGACCGGTGACCGTCGGCATCACCTCCTCGGGGCCGAACAACCTCGCCCGGATGCTGCGCGCCGGCGAGGCGTTCCCGATGAATTTCGGGTTCATCGCCAACGGCAGCGCCTCGAGTACCGCGCCGCTGATCGAACAGGGCCTGGCCGGGGCGATCGGCTTCAAGATCCATGAGGACTGGGGCGCGACCCCGGCGGCGATCCGGGCCTCGCTGGACGCCGGTGACGAGCTGGACCTGCAGGTACAGATCCACACCGACACCCTCAACGAGAGCGGGTTCTTCGAGCACACCATGGCCGCGATCGGCGGCCGGCCGATCCACACCTACCACGCCGAGGGCGCCGGCGGCGGGCATGCCCCCGACATCATGCGGGTGGTCGGCGAACCGAACTGCCTGCCGTCGTCGACCAACCCGACGAATCCGTTCACGCTCAACACCTTCGACGAGCATCTCGACATGGTGATGGTGTGCCATCACCTCAACCCGCGCATCCCCGAGGACGTGGCGTTCGCCGAGTCGCGGATCCGGCGGGAGACCATCGCCGCCGAGGACGTGCTGCACGATCTGGGCGCGATCTCGGCGATGGGCTCGGATTCGCAGGGCATGGGCCGGATCGGCGAAACCATCGCGCGGACCTGGCAACTCGCCTCGCATATGCGGGCCACCCGCGGGCCGCTGCCCGCCGACGAGGGCACCGGCGCCGACAACGCCCGCATCCTGCGCTACGTCGCGAAGCTGACCATCAACCCGGCCCGCATGTTCGGCATCGATCACGAGGTCGGGTCGCTGGAGCCGGGCAAGCTGGCCGACATTGTGCTGTGGGAGCCGAAGTTCTTCGGGATCCGCCCGGAGGTGGTGTTCAAGGGCGGGTTCCCGGCCTGGTCGGTGATGGGCGAGGCGAACGCGTCGCTGATGACCTGCGAACCGCTGCGGTACCGCCCGCAGTGGGCGGCCTACGGACGCACCCCGGCGGATGTGTCGGTCAACTTCGTGGCCACGGCCGCTATCGACGCGGGGCTGGCCGACCGATTGGAGCTGCGCACCCCGCTGGTCGCCTGCCGCGGCGCCCGGGCGTTGACGAAAACGGATCTGCTGCACAACGACTACCTGCCCGAGATCACCATCGAGCCGGACACCTACCGGGTGATCGTCGACGGGCAGCCGTGTGTCAGCACGCCGATGACCCGGGTGCCGCTGGGCCGCCGCTACACCCTCAAGTGA
- the ureG gene encoding urease accessory protein UreG has product MSEVIRIGIGGPVGSGKTRLVETLVPRLQRAGVSTAVITNDLVTDEDAQRVRRSGVIDPARVLAVETGACPHTAIREDPSANLAAAQRLCAQFDDLDVILIESGGDNLAATFTSDLVDYWVFVIDTAAGDDIPRKKGIGLLQADLLVVNKIDLAPLVGADLDRMRRDCGAIRPTKPTVFTDLRSGAGLDELTRALIDGAMLPVAAR; this is encoded by the coding sequence ATGAGCGAGGTGATACGGATCGGGATCGGGGGGCCGGTCGGATCGGGCAAGACCCGGCTGGTCGAAACCCTGGTCCCGCGGCTTCAGCGGGCCGGGGTGAGCACCGCGGTGATCACCAACGACCTGGTCACCGACGAGGATGCGCAGCGGGTGCGGCGCAGTGGGGTGATCGACCCGGCCCGGGTGTTGGCGGTGGAGACCGGCGCCTGCCCGCACACCGCGATCCGCGAGGATCCGTCTGCGAATCTTGCTGCGGCACAACGGCTGTGTGCCCAGTTCGACGATCTCGACGTAATCCTCATCGAATCCGGCGGGGACAACCTGGCGGCCACCTTCACCTCGGATCTGGTCGACTACTGGGTGTTCGTGATCGACACCGCCGCCGGTGACGACATCCCCCGCAAGAAGGGGATCGGCCTGCTGCAGGCGGATCTGCTGGTGGTCAACAAGATCGACCTGGCCCCGCTGGTCGGCGCCGATCTGGACCGGATGCGCCGCGACTGCGGCGCCATCCGGCCCACCAAACCGACGGTGTTCACCGATCTGCGGTCCGGCGCGGGGCTCGACGAGCTGACCCGGGCGCTGATCGACGGCGCGATGCTGCCGGTGGCCGCCCGATGA